A stretch of the Argentina anserina chromosome 6, drPotAnse1.1, whole genome shotgun sequence genome encodes the following:
- the LOC126797853 gene encoding AUGMIN subunit 6 isoform X2 → MTMDREKEREIELESAMYTNCLLLGLDPAVIGPGAPNGTTPRVGSFRHSNPKLGEQLLYFLLSSLRGPIQSAKDFDKVWPIFDSTQSRDFRKVVQGIISELESQGALPKSNSRVSSLATCCGPRFVELLWQLSLHALREVHRRTFSADVASNPLPASLTDVAFSHAATLLPVTKARIALERRKFLKNAETAVKRQAMWSNLAHEMTAEFRGLCAEEAYLQQELEKLHDLRNKVKLEGEHWDDLVSSSSQNSHLVSKATRLWESILARKSQHEVLASGPIEDLIAHREHRYRISGSSLLAAMDQSSQVPCADVLSVQSGVFTPTHVDDKEQSDGSYVNVNGEKMKNNLDSSHSQVNDETLHRADERSGRVHTTVDVAEIIRRWTHALQRIHKQSLHMAKANEGEGPEILRSAHEGTSSGHAESLAATLAEHQQHLVSFQVLINQLKEVAPAIQKSISECTDKVDSISSNLPPMTKHPGRSISPSQAQSSGRTLLEKVSASPPALKLPQLFSVTPSSHKRLAPAAQISELENFSERKPLEQPLSNNHIDNLPQDSDSHYVQNLKRSVREAALSRKSFHSKSSQGSHSDESSEHFFMPLSSSGFSRLGPESKGASLTSSLHGFDQVNGFLSVTGSNSAASDTQRLFYDFEEAQEQVFSPPLLIEDAYEDLLAPLSETEAALMEH, encoded by the exons ATGACTATGGacagagagaaggagagagagatagagctGGAGAGTGCAATGTACACTAACTGTTTGCTGTTAGGGCTGGATCCAGCCGTTATCGGACCCGGAGCCCCGAACGGCACTACTCCTCGGGTCGGGTCATTCCGCCACTCCAATCCTAAACTAGGCGAGCAGCTCCTCTActtcctcctctcctcccTCCGCGGCCCAATTCAATCCGCCAAG GATTTCGATAAGGTCTGGCCAATCTTCGATTCTACGCAATCTCGCGATTTTCGCAAG GTTGTGCAAGGGATCATCAGTGAGCTCGAATCGCAAGGGGCGCTTCCCAAGAGCAATTCCAGGGTTTCGTCACTTGCTACATGTTGTGGACCGAG GTTTGTGGAGCTGTTGTGGCAGCTCTCCTTGCATGCTTTGCGAGAGGTTCATAGGCGGACATTTTCAGCTGATGTAGCTTCTAACCCTCTTCCCGCATCATTGACAGATGTGGCCTTCTCACATGCAGCCACTTTACTTCCTGTTACAAAG GCTAGAATAGCACTAGAACGAAGGAAGTTCCTTAAGAATGCCGAAACAGCAGTAAAGAGACAGGCCATGTGGTCGAATTTGGCTCATGAAATGACAGCAGAATTCCGTGGTCTTTGTGCTGAAGAG GCTTATTTGCagcaagagttggaaaaattaCATGACCTTAGGAACAAAGTCAAGTTGGAAGGGGAACATTGGGATGACCTGGTATCTAGTTCAAGTCAGAATTCCCATTTAGTATCCAAGGCTACTCGTTTATGGGAGTCGATATTAGCTCGTAAAA GTCAACATGAAGTTCTTGCTTCGGGTCCTATCGAGGATTTAATAGCTCACAGGGAGCATAG GTACCGCATTTCTGGTTCTTCTTTGCTTGCCGCTATGGATCAGAGTTCTCAGGTTCCTTGTGCAGATGTCTTATCTGTCCAGTCTGGTGTTTTTACTCCGACACATGTAGATGATAAAGAACAGAGTGATGGATCATATGTCAATGTGAACGGAGAAAAGATGAAGAATAATTTAGATTCATCACATTCACAAGTAAATGATGAAACTCTTCATCGAGCAGATGAGAGAAGTGGAAGAGTGCACACAACAGTTGATGTGGCTGAAATCATTAGGCGTTGGACACACGCTTTACAGCGTATTCATAAACAGTCACTTCATATG GCAAAAGCTAATGAGGGTGAGGGTCCAGAAATTCTAAGAAGTGCACATGAAGGCACTTCCAGTGGTCATGCCGAGTCATTAGCTGCAACACTTGCTGAACATCAGCAACACTTGGTTAGCTTTCAG GTTCTCATTAATCAACTGAAGGAAGTTGCTCCAGCAATACAGAAGTCAATATCAGAATGTACAGATAAAGTAGATAGCATTTCCTCGAACCTGCCCCCAATGACTAAGCATCCTGGTCGCTCAATCTCACCTAGTCAAGCGCAGAGCAGTGGAAGGACTTTG CTTGAAAAGGTGTCAGCCAGTCCACCTGCTCTAAAGCTCCCCCAGTTATTTAGCGTGACACCTAGCTCTCATAAGCGCCTTGCTCCAGCTGCTCAAATAAGCGAACTAGAGAacttttctgaaagaaaaCCTTTGGAGCAGCCTCTGTCGAATAATCACATAGACAATCTGCCACAAG ACAGTGATAGCCATTATGTCCAAAATTTAAAGAGATCTGTTAGAGAAGCTGCTTTGTCACGGAAGTCCTTTCATTCCAAATCGTCACAAGGCAGTCATTCTGATGAAAGCTCAGAGCACTTTTTCATGCCTCTTTCCTCATCTGGGTTTTCTCGTCTGGGTCCAGAATCTAAAGGGGCTTCGTTAACTAGTTCGCTTCATGGTTTTGACCAAGTAAATGGGTTTCTATCAGTTACGGGTTCAAACAGTGCTGCTTCTGATACACAAAGATTGTTTTATGACTTTGAGGAAGCTCAGGAGCAGGTCTTCTCACCTCCTTTGCTAATAGAAGATGCTTATGAAGACTTACTGG CACCGCTTTCAGAAACTGAAGCAGCATTAATGGAGCACTGA
- the LOC126797853 gene encoding AUGMIN subunit 6 isoform X1: MTMDREKEREIELESAMYTNCLLLGLDPAVIGPGAPNGTTPRVGSFRHSNPKLGEQLLYFLLSSLRGPIQSAKDFDKVWPIFDSTQSRDFRKVVQGIISELESQGALPKSNSRVSSLATCCGPRFVELLWQLSLHALREVHRRTFSADVASNPLPASLTDVAFSHAATLLPVTKARIALERRKFLKNAETAVKRQAMWSNLAHEMTAEFRGLCAEEAYLQQELEKLHDLRNKVKLEGEHWDDLVSSSSQNSHLVSKATRLWESILARKSQHEVLASGPIEDLIAHREHRYRISGSSLLAAMDQSSQVPCADVLSVQSGVFTPTHVDDKEQSDGSYVNVNGEKMKNNLDSSHSQVNDETLHRADERSGRVHTTVDVAEIIRRWTHALQRIHKQSLHMAKANEGEGPEILRSAHEGTSSGHAESLAATLAEHQQHLVSFQVLINQLKEVAPAIQKSISECTDKVDSISSNLPPMTKHPGRSISPSQAQSSGRTLESTDDVAEVTSKLSTFQLEKVSASPPALKLPQLFSVTPSSHKRLAPAAQISELENFSERKPLEQPLSNNHIDNLPQDSDSHYVQNLKRSVREAALSRKSFHSKSSQGSHSDESSEHFFMPLSSSGFSRLGPESKGASLTSSLHGFDQVNGFLSVTGSNSAASDTQRLFYDFEEAQEQVFSPPLLIEDAYEDLLAPLSETEAALMEH; encoded by the exons ATGACTATGGacagagagaaggagagagagatagagctGGAGAGTGCAATGTACACTAACTGTTTGCTGTTAGGGCTGGATCCAGCCGTTATCGGACCCGGAGCCCCGAACGGCACTACTCCTCGGGTCGGGTCATTCCGCCACTCCAATCCTAAACTAGGCGAGCAGCTCCTCTActtcctcctctcctcccTCCGCGGCCCAATTCAATCCGCCAAG GATTTCGATAAGGTCTGGCCAATCTTCGATTCTACGCAATCTCGCGATTTTCGCAAG GTTGTGCAAGGGATCATCAGTGAGCTCGAATCGCAAGGGGCGCTTCCCAAGAGCAATTCCAGGGTTTCGTCACTTGCTACATGTTGTGGACCGAG GTTTGTGGAGCTGTTGTGGCAGCTCTCCTTGCATGCTTTGCGAGAGGTTCATAGGCGGACATTTTCAGCTGATGTAGCTTCTAACCCTCTTCCCGCATCATTGACAGATGTGGCCTTCTCACATGCAGCCACTTTACTTCCTGTTACAAAG GCTAGAATAGCACTAGAACGAAGGAAGTTCCTTAAGAATGCCGAAACAGCAGTAAAGAGACAGGCCATGTGGTCGAATTTGGCTCATGAAATGACAGCAGAATTCCGTGGTCTTTGTGCTGAAGAG GCTTATTTGCagcaagagttggaaaaattaCATGACCTTAGGAACAAAGTCAAGTTGGAAGGGGAACATTGGGATGACCTGGTATCTAGTTCAAGTCAGAATTCCCATTTAGTATCCAAGGCTACTCGTTTATGGGAGTCGATATTAGCTCGTAAAA GTCAACATGAAGTTCTTGCTTCGGGTCCTATCGAGGATTTAATAGCTCACAGGGAGCATAG GTACCGCATTTCTGGTTCTTCTTTGCTTGCCGCTATGGATCAGAGTTCTCAGGTTCCTTGTGCAGATGTCTTATCTGTCCAGTCTGGTGTTTTTACTCCGACACATGTAGATGATAAAGAACAGAGTGATGGATCATATGTCAATGTGAACGGAGAAAAGATGAAGAATAATTTAGATTCATCACATTCACAAGTAAATGATGAAACTCTTCATCGAGCAGATGAGAGAAGTGGAAGAGTGCACACAACAGTTGATGTGGCTGAAATCATTAGGCGTTGGACACACGCTTTACAGCGTATTCATAAACAGTCACTTCATATG GCAAAAGCTAATGAGGGTGAGGGTCCAGAAATTCTAAGAAGTGCACATGAAGGCACTTCCAGTGGTCATGCCGAGTCATTAGCTGCAACACTTGCTGAACATCAGCAACACTTGGTTAGCTTTCAG GTTCTCATTAATCAACTGAAGGAAGTTGCTCCAGCAATACAGAAGTCAATATCAGAATGTACAGATAAAGTAGATAGCATTTCCTCGAACCTGCCCCCAATGACTAAGCATCCTGGTCGCTCAATCTCACCTAGTCAAGCGCAGAGCAGTGGAAGGACTTTG GAAAGCACTGATGATGTGGCTGAAGTGACTTCAAAATTGTCTACCTTTCAGCTTGAAAAGGTGTCAGCCAGTCCACCTGCTCTAAAGCTCCCCCAGTTATTTAGCGTGACACCTAGCTCTCATAAGCGCCTTGCTCCAGCTGCTCAAATAAGCGAACTAGAGAacttttctgaaagaaaaCCTTTGGAGCAGCCTCTGTCGAATAATCACATAGACAATCTGCCACAAG ACAGTGATAGCCATTATGTCCAAAATTTAAAGAGATCTGTTAGAGAAGCTGCTTTGTCACGGAAGTCCTTTCATTCCAAATCGTCACAAGGCAGTCATTCTGATGAAAGCTCAGAGCACTTTTTCATGCCTCTTTCCTCATCTGGGTTTTCTCGTCTGGGTCCAGAATCTAAAGGGGCTTCGTTAACTAGTTCGCTTCATGGTTTTGACCAAGTAAATGGGTTTCTATCAGTTACGGGTTCAAACAGTGCTGCTTCTGATACACAAAGATTGTTTTATGACTTTGAGGAAGCTCAGGAGCAGGTCTTCTCACCTCCTTTGCTAATAGAAGATGCTTATGAAGACTTACTGG CACCGCTTTCAGAAACTGAAGCAGCATTAATGGAGCACTGA
- the LOC126799366 gene encoding plant UBX domain-containing protein 1: protein MIVDESSLKRRRLTNIDPMEAEEAKARLTAAKEKFGREIRVFETAASSSSQNVESNTEETDELYEFTAEDYYRIMNAKKEDKFLKTRKIREAEQAARRSRITKAVIRVRFPDNTTLEATFHPSETIQSLVDLLMRVVARPELSFHIYTTPPKKLIKDMTQDFYSAGFAPGAIVYFSYDIPKGDDAADVKSGPFLHKEIMSLKGLELVKEYAEPVQPAPEPRQEAPPPVIQEKKPAEKKSVKPKWLKM from the exons ATGATCGTTGATGAATCATCCTTGAAAAGAAGGAGGCTCACCAACATTGATCCCATGGAGGCtgaggaagccaag GCCAGGCTCACAGCAGCAAAAGAAAAGTTTGGAAGAGAAATTCGTGTATTTGAAACAGCAGCTTCTTCTTCGTCGCAAAATGTAGAGTCCAATACTG AGGAGACAGATGAACTTTATGAGTTTACTGCAGAGGATTATTATCGGATAATGAATGCCAAGAAGGAAG ATAAGTTCCTGAAAACACGAAAGATTAGAGAAGCAGAACAAGCGGCTCGTAGATCAAGGATAACCAAG GCTGTGATCAGGGTTCGCTTTCCTGACAACACAACATTAGAGGCCACTTTTCATCCTTCAGAAACAATTCAAAGCTTGGTTGATCTTCTCATGAGAGTGGTTGCTCGGCCTGAATTATCATTTCACATAT ATACTACTCCCCCTAAGAAGCTGATAAAAGACATGACTCAGGACTTCTACTCCGCTGGATTTGCTCCTGGTGCAATTGTATATTTTTCATATGATATTCCAAAAG GTGATGATGCAGCAGATGTCAAGTCAGGTCCTTTCCTTCACAAAGAGATCATGTCTTTGAAAGGTCTGGAACTCGTTAAAGAGTATGCAGAGCCTGTTCAGCCTGCACCTGAACCTAGACAGGAGGCACCACCCCCTGTTATCCAAGAGAAGAAGCCTGCCGAGAAAAAATCTGTGAAGCCGAAGTGGCTGAAGATGTGA
- the LOC126798476 gene encoding F-box protein SKIP14, with the protein MALNLSSGSVLPKYSSPEHSLCSSVRCSDGYVRDQCKEKSLDGGASSSNSDLKKKKSALYKGELGGYCEPSVDDILDRLPVDPFGMDMRSTFTAISGWLEDFEKGCESYGFRVDEHKKKKVVDGGLLAGLNWVWDSAVIFQPELSEVRSDGISIPYDSFDGFGISDGGFVLDDNVEELLGFGHVVNLDVSYGTKELSVGTVERPECSTNIVDSEGAAPHDAMFYALSYLGVQDLLSVEQVCRSLNHAVKSDPLLWRSINIDWPLNERITDDALIYITSRAQGNLQTLSLVHCAWITDFGLHHMFDSNPRLTKLSIPGCIKISIESILSNLRTLKSAGKPGIKHLRIGGLSGITDKQYEELTCLLSEGNHIQVKAPKPRYFHGGLSYLSCDDDCAIDIEACPRCQRLSLVYDCPAESCQGKHQEGQMCRACILCITRCISCGCCLGDCDYVETFCLQLLCLECLENLLSYQERHGEKDAPKYAIFCQESKYEFCLFG; encoded by the exons ATGGCTTTGAATCTGTCTAGTGGCTCAGTTTTGCCCAAGTATTCTTCCCCAGAGCATAGTTTGTGTTCATCTGTTAGGTGCTCTGATGGGTATGTGAGGGATCAATGTAAAGAGAAGAGTCTGGATGGTGGTGCATCGAGTTCGAATTCGgatttgaagaaaaagaagagtgCACTTTACAAGGGTGAGTTGGGTGGCTATTGTGAGCCATCTGTTGATGATATACTTGATAGGTTGCCTGTTGATCCCTTTGGGATGGATATGAGGTCTACTTTTACGGCGATTAGTGGTTGGCTTGAGGATTTTGAGAAGGGGTGTGAGTCTTATGGGTTTAGGGTGGATGagcacaagaagaagaaggtggtGGATGGTGGGTTGTTGGCTGGTCTGAATTGGGTTTGGGATAGTGCTGTGATATTTCAGCCGGAACTGAGTGAGGTGAGGTCTGATGGGATATCGATTCCATATGATAGCTTTGATGGGTTTGGGATCAGTGATGGGGGTTTTGTATTGGACGACAATGTGGAGGAGTTACTGGGTTTTGGCCATGTGGTGAACTTGGATGTTAGTTATGGAACTAAGGAACTATCAGTTGGAACTGTGGAAAGGCCGGAATGTAGCACAAATATTGTTGACAGTGAAGGGGCCGCTCCACATGATGCTATGTTCTATGCATTAAGTTATCTTGGTGTTCAGGATCTTCTTTCGGTTGAACAGGTTTGCAGGTCGTTAAATCATGCAGTCAAAAGTGACCCTCTTTTATGGAGGAGCATTAACATTGATTGGCCGTTGAATGAGAGGATCACCGATGAtgctcttatatatataactagcaGGGCTCAGGGTAATCTTCAAACCTTAAGTCTAGTGCATTGTGCATGGATCACCGATTTCGGGCTGCATCACATGTTTGACAGCAATCCAAGGCTGACAAAA TTAAGTATTCCAGGatgtataaaaataagtaTTGAGAGCATCTTATCAAACTTAAGAACCTTGAAGTCCGCAGGCAAACCTGGAATAAAGCACTTGAGAATTGGAGGTCTGTCTGGTATAACAGACAAGCAGTATGAAGAGTTAACATGCTTGCTCAGTGAAGGTAACCATATTCAGGTTAAAGCCCCAAAACCACGGTATTTTCATGGCGGGCTATCGTATCTCTCTTGTGATGATGATTGTGCCATCGACATTGAAGCATGCCCCAGGTGCCAGAGACTGAGTTTAGTTTATGATTGCCCAGCAGAGAGTTGCCAAGGAAAACACCAGGAAGGTCAGATGTGCAGGGCTTGCATACTCTGCATAACTCGCTGTATTAGTTGTGGGTGCTGCCTTGGAGACTGTGATTATGTGGAGACATTTTGCCTACAGTTGCTTTGTTTGGAATGTTTGGAGAACCTACTCAGCTATCAAGAGAGACATGGAGAAAAAGATGCTCCGAAATATGCCATATTTTGTCAGGAGAGCAAATATGAATTTTGCCTTTTTGGTTAA